taattaaatattcgaATAGTCTACCTGCCTAATACTATGAGTTTAAAATACTCAGAAATGTTAAAACATTCTTAATGTACTCATTACCAATGTGAACAAtgaattgtaataatgtaatgatataatattcgataaatatgtaatattcacaaaataattatttttaaattatagcagTATAGAGAATTGTCCTATATGGTTATATCGGCAAaataagtgcatattattatagtgaattttGGTAAAAGATTTATGTACCTAACTGTCTGAACTGAATATTAGATATGGACAAAACCAATCACTATATATAAAGCCACAAAGtttgattgtattttaataaaaccataTCTTATGTAATTGTCaagctatcatagtttatacTAGaggctttaaataaataaaaaaaaaaaccatacctATAGTTGAGAAGTACGTACCTATGGTAAGTTGTAAGTATTACTGTATGCCtgtattagtaattagtataaaaatttaaatctcaGAATATTGGTATTTTATCAAACTAAGTAGAGTGGTACACATTAGTATAGTGGTTATCCGTTATaggagttaaaataataattaagtggGATAcgaatacctaatattatgtcaaactgtaaaagtataataattatttaaactataattttattgtattttatagaattaatctgagtttaattatttactgtCTTCTAcgactatataaatattaaaagtgcaTAATATGACCACAGTGTATTTTGGAAAAATGgttcttttgtatttttaaaataaagtattgtaAGTCCATCcttattaattctttaatataactattttattatttgtttgaagaTGTTTGGATTTAAAACCCTTTTCATACAAAATATGCTTCAATAagacttaaaaaagtatttgcttgtttatttttaattttataataaacatactatTTGTAATCCatcataagtacctatacactatatatattatattagttattaacttATTGTTATAGATATTGacatcttatatataaataaacaatcgCAACAATTATATTGGATAGATATcaggtttttataataatttttattttttccacaattgttttaattagtttaaatcaTTCGCTCAAGATAAGACACATTTTtacctttataaatatataattattataattaaaattttattttgtaacaaatggttaaatatgataatcgtacctaataactaataagattataaatcaaattcagtttatagtataatatatactacagaattaataacaaacatactaaagtataatattaggtatacgttatacctaattataaataggtacctacattaaattatttataattatttaaattttcaaacgattggtaaaatgtttacatataaGGAAATAGGTATACTTGCagctagataataataaatataatagtataataataataaattatataaaacgatTGCGGTATTTACTTCCCACAGatatatttcataaactaattaatttaatattataaatagttttttgttttagtaaaCTTCGTTTAATTTTCAGTGCGTATGAAAATTTTACGATTttggtaaatttaaaacaatattttttaacctacagaattattatttttattatttacctccTATAATGTTAATCAAttggaatttaaatttaagaaatatagaAACCAAAaggttaaattttcattttattcttTGAAAAGACGAAAGCTATAGgatctattaattattgtaatgtatttaataaaaaagtaacaaaaaatatatacgattgaagaataaataatttgccaaaacttaaataatactgaaaaattatttttatatccatttaaatatttccgtgaaacatttcacaaaatatttattctggaaaaaatattttaagaattaacatttggatagtttttttttaaatttacagcaatatattattataataagataacatttatatgatatttattataactcattgcattgattatattataatatagttacaatagTTACTCTGTTTGAAttgtaattttatgaaaaagagAACTCCGAAgaaagaaactttttttttttcttcatattatattcattattgtgtagcatataaattgaaaactaacaaaaaaataaaaaccccgtttacaattgaaaaataaaatatttataggttaACCATACACGACAACACGAATATTACAGTAGGTACAAATATTAAGATGACTGAAAAAACTGAAAAGAATATATAAGTATCTACcgatttatcattttatattggtatatatatattagatattacgctgttggtatatacctataggtatttcccaaagtatatttttaccatCACACCAATTGATTTTGATTACTCGCTCGTCTCATATCATCTTATGTAGGTTCTCACGGAGAATATGCAGGTATGATCGCTCCTAACTCCAAGgacctttttttatatgtaatcCTAAAAACTAACAGTTTTAATATTGGATACTACTACATGCTTACTACTTGTATGTGACaaataatgatatgtatttGGTAATAATTGAGAAATCATTTTTGCTTCGTtatcttttttcaattttttttatttagttacatTTTACGTTAACTCAGGCACTTGGTTGACATTCATACCGTTATAGCCGAACTAAGAATACATACAAGCAGAGGTGTTCCCATAGGGTATACTACATATACGCCGTATACTCTCAAGATATTTTGTGAAAACTATGGGTATACTGCGTATACTctcaaattatatacaaaagtaaaaaaaaaactggttttggTTACTCAGAAAATGCTAGACAACTGGATTGCTTTTGCCAGTGACGGAGCAAGTGTAATGACGGGTAAGAAAGCTGGAGTTGCTACTAAACTACGCGAAAAAATTCCGAATCTATTTACCTGGCATTGTTTATGTCATCGCCTCGAACTCTCAGTACATGACGTAATAAAAGATTGTACTGGAGTCTCTCGTTTCCAAAGTCTAATGGACAAACTCTACGCTTACTATCATCAAAGTCCTAAAAATTCAATGGGTTTAGATAAATCTTGTGTTGAAGTAGgcattgaaatgaaaaaaataggtCGTGTTTTGAATGTACGCTGGTCTGCAAGCAGTTTTCGAACTATAAAAGCCATATGGAATAATTATCCGggaatatatttacatgttagTAAAACACATGATGCGACATCAAacggcataaaaaaaaaaattagaatccTCTTCTTTTTTGGAGGAACTTGGACTTTTTTACGATGTTCTTTCTGAGCTTGCAATGTTATCTTGTATATTACAGTCCAGAAAAACAACTCTAATGCGTGCCCAGTCGGAGATAAATAGAACGATTAGAATTTTAGAAAGTCTGAAAGCTGAACCTGGGGAAAAAGAAAAGGAAATTATAGAAGCTATTCAGAAAGGAATTAACAAAGGTGTCAATATTACAATGACAAAATCAGGAGGGATTAACAGGTTAcaatttttgcaaaatttagTAGACAGAATGCGTCAACGCTTATTTGAtgactcaaaaaataaaacaatgctaGAAGACATTCaggtaaagaaaaaaactattattttgataatttatttcaatattttgattatttaaacagaataaatgaatattttaataaatcgtcttttattttataggtaattgaTGAAGTGTTCAAAGTAGCAACTAATGATGCAAAGGGAGAAGATGAAGTTAAAAGAGTATCACGGACATTAGGTTTTTCTGAATTTGAAAGTGTAGTTGACTTCCGTTCAAGAAATGTTTTTTCTAGTTTCATGAAAGCATTAAATATACTCCCAACTTCAACAGCTGATTGTGAACGAGGGTTTTCCGATATGAATTTGACAATAACTGATTTAAGGACTagattaaacattgaaaatgtgTCAGATTTGATGTTCATCTCTATCAATGGCCCTTCAGTTGCAGATTTTAATCCTAgaccttatattaaaatttggttAAGAGATCACCGTTCTGCCGTTTCCACTCCTAGAGGTAAAGAAAGAAAAGAAATAGACGACGAAAATAAGAtgcagaaattattttttaacaatttatttaattaaattttttagtatttgtatattttcatattttattgacttataaaggtaatttcaagctttttttaaaagtttgatttttttttcatatttttaacacatcctttataattatagaccacagtaaaaatatttgtatattattaaatattcatgtttattACTAAATCATGGATCTTCACCTCGACTAGTCTTAGTATactctcaaaaaaaatattgggaacACCTCTGCATACaagtaactaaatattttcGAATTGTTTAATAGGTGCAATTTGTTGTAAATATagagtaataatacaataattattcgtCAAGTACcctaattgtttaaataaccCGTTGCTATCATTCAGACTACTGCAGATATTGCATAAAACCCAgacgtaggtaataaaaatgtaaacatgttGCATTACCATCTTTCCAAAAATGTTAAACTGTAGAATGTGCCGAATTTGGACTAAATAGattctatgtaattttaaatactaaatacaaggAGTTACCTATTGAGTattgagaatatattttttagtttcattATGCTTCATGGGTAGAGCCTAGACATATCTTATAGTAAGTAATAGTATACACTATAAGTATAACACGTACGCTACCTAagttaaatgtaatacatttttatattagttgttAGTTTATTACCTCAAACTCACTGATCTTATAATCTTATCAACCAGACCCCCTGCTCCCCTCAGGTCTTGGTACCGATTTTGGTTGAGGCACAGGCCTCAAAAAAGCCTTCGTTACGACACTGCAATTTCTATACTTTGACTCTTGAAAATACTGAAAGCTTATAGAAATTAACCTAATAGAAATTagacaatatttcaatgttactttttatttttgctgATTTTACGTCATTTTTTAGATCGGTCTTAATGTGTTAACATAGCCTAGGCATTTATTGAGAAGTGCTAATTGATCCCAAAGAAGTTCTTGATACATGTCATGtctcaaaaatgaaaaaaaaatgtaggtattatacttttataaattaaattttttttttaatatgagacatagtataaaaataatatttattgagatttaatgtatatagtgtatattctattattatttgggATGAAGAGGAAACTATATGACTGTGTGGCAA
The Metopolophium dirhodum isolate CAU chromosome 7, ASM1992520v1, whole genome shotgun sequence DNA segment above includes these coding regions:
- the LOC132949093 gene encoding E3 SUMO-protein ligase KIAA1586-like, giving the protein MLSCILQSRKTTLMRAQSEINRTIRILESLKAEPGEKEKEIIEAIQKGINKGVNITMTKSGGINRLQFLQNLVDRMRQRLFDDSKNKTMLEDIQVIDEVFKVATNDAKGEDEVKRVSRTLGFSEFESVVDFRSRNVFSSFMKALNILPTSTADCERGFSDMNLTITDLRTRLNIENVSDLMFISINGPSVADFNPRPYIKIWLRDHRSAVSTPRGKERKEIDDENKMQKLFFNNLFN